One Telluria mixta DNA window includes the following coding sequences:
- a CDS encoding chemotaxis protein CheW, which translates to MTTTTTTQFLSFTLGGLEYGLDVAKVQELRVLKALERFTSAGEIIGGVAVSRGVIMPLVDMRAACGTSPGAPDPMTDVIILRLSTCTMGMVVDGVTGVVSLAPEQVSPVPGADQAQVDYLIGLGQLGARRLILVDIDRLMSVRRPKKDGARQVA; encoded by the coding sequence ATGACTACGACGACCACCACCCAATTCCTGAGTTTTACGCTCGGCGGCCTCGAGTACGGGCTCGACGTCGCGAAGGTGCAGGAACTTCGGGTGCTCAAAGCACTCGAGCGGTTTACATCGGCCGGCGAGATCATCGGCGGCGTGGCCGTCTCGCGCGGCGTGATCATGCCGCTCGTCGACATGCGCGCCGCCTGCGGCACGTCGCCCGGCGCGCCCGACCCGATGACGGACGTGATCATCCTGAGGCTGTCGACCTGCACGATGGGGATGGTCGTGGATGGCGTGACGGGCGTCGTGTCGCTGGCGCCCGAGCAGGTGTCGCCCGTGCCCGGCGCGGACCAGGCGCAGGTCGATTACCTGATCGGGCTCGGACAGCTGGGGGCGCGGCGGTTGATTCTCGTCGATATCGACCGGCTGATGTCGGTGCGCCGGCCGAAGAAGGACGGCGCACGGCAGGTCGCCTAG